A DNA window from Micromonospora sp. NBC_01739 contains the following coding sequences:
- a CDS encoding BTAD domain-containing putative transcriptional regulator, giving the protein MRAPMSTATVAAVVLAAAPLGLLYLAGPDLIAGPPSDEQLRAWLHQPLTTGFLTALLQAAAWLLWALFATAVAHRVRQRVGAPVRWRFALRLPGPLQGLAAALLGATAVTSAALPAAAHTTSTADTSPPGLPPPADPSPTLDRNLQRPAPLPTVAASATPTDTRHSPPNSQRAAGVTDHTRASAPHRTAHTGGQPSSAARTAGQPAQADTCVVRPGDTLSAIAQQRLGDPDRWPEIWELNRGRRFDTGGGTFTNPHLIHPGWILRLPKDALPPATAIPQPPAPPPEADAPEPRPTTPDKSATTPVPSASAGTPPDPTASTPVDDASPATPTPSSEGQPSRSVGVPSPTSSPPAQTSRGITVGTGSWLDVGLAAAIAAAATLVWALRRRHYQRRPPSPARRGDADLSPLPAVVTRIRRSLRQHNDNDIGVDILDTTGPLDAAPEPVAAGDDVEDDRPASSGPRSHEGSAADAAAPVVPALDNSAAVWPAAGLGLTGPGAHAAGRGFLTAALAAGNAHDPHTRGSVVIPSPTTVSLLDAAALPASPRLTVTRSLADALDLLETLALHRTRLVYQHEVDTIADLRHRHPDTEPQPPVLLIADTAARHERVRIAALLAQGQRLDIHGILLGPWPEGDTVAVATDGTTSPTTDETTRHTGHPADLGRLTVLTAADTIDLITTLTEAHTGTRHTPPTPPTDLATTPEPTRHAGAAEGNDHAEPGPSQAAAVDTGPETGAVDGLTRAGALAAVDDRPEPTARPDGRVAVRTLGTARIVDMDTTVPLRAKALELLVYLVVHDGDATQDAILDDLLPDAPRSKAPHRLHTYVSALRKTLTRTGGATGSYLTHPGRRYTLNRELIDADLWRMRDALRATQRADNPDERLTALRTAVNAYQGALADGFDYEWIEAPREAIRRQALDAHLALAAATPDPAEAITVLTTAIHHDPYAETVYQHAMRAHAALGHLDQIHALRRTLTHRLHDIDTTPSQDTLALADQLITELQASSRDRSRPDASGQRP; this is encoded by the coding sequence GTGAGAGCACCGATGTCGACAGCGACCGTGGCCGCGGTCGTGCTCGCGGCGGCGCCGCTGGGGCTGCTGTACCTGGCGGGGCCGGACCTGATTGCGGGGCCGCCCTCCGACGAGCAGCTGCGGGCGTGGCTGCACCAGCCCTTGACCACCGGGTTCCTCACCGCGCTGCTGCAGGCCGCTGCCTGGCTGCTCTGGGCGCTGTTCGCCACCGCCGTGGCTCACCGCGTCCGTCAGCGTGTCGGGGCGCCGGTGCGGTGGCGGTTCGCGTTGCGTCTACCCGGGCCGCTGCAGGGGCTCGCGGCGGCGCTGCTGGGCGCCACCGCCGTGACCTCCGCCGCCCTACCCGCGGCCGCGCACACCACCTCCACCGCCGACACCTCTCCCCCCGGCCTTCCGCCACCTGCGGACCCCAGCCCCACCCTGGACCGGAACCTTCAGCGGCCCGCACCGCTGCCCACCGTCGCGGCCTCGGCGACGCCGACAGACACCCGCCACTCTCCCCCGAACAGCCAACGAGCAGCGGGGGTCACCGATCACACCCGCGCGTCCGCCCCGCACCGCACCGCCCATACCGGCGGTCAGCCGTCGTCGGCGGCACGGACGGCGGGCCAGCCGGCACAGGCTGACACGTGCGTGGTGCGTCCCGGTGACACCCTCTCCGCGATCGCGCAGCAGCGGCTCGGTGACCCCGACCGCTGGCCCGAGATCTGGGAGCTCAACCGTGGTAGACGCTTCGACACCGGCGGCGGCACGTTCACCAACCCCCACCTCATCCACCCCGGCTGGATCCTGCGACTACCGAAGGACGCGCTCCCACCCGCGACGGCCATACCCCAGCCGCCGGCGCCCCCACCCGAGGCTGACGCACCCGAACCACGACCGACCACACCCGACAAGTCCGCTACTACACCAGTTCCTTCCGCCAGCGCCGGTACGCCCCCGGACCCGACCGCTTCTACGCCGGTCGACGACGCCAGCCCCGCTACGCCCACACCCTCGTCCGAAGGACAGCCGAGCCGCTCAGTCGGCGTGCCGTCGCCGACGAGCAGCCCGCCGGCACAGACGAGTCGCGGCATCACGGTAGGGACCGGCAGCTGGCTGGACGTCGGTCTTGCCGCCGCGATCGCCGCAGCCGCCACCCTGGTCTGGGCGCTACGTCGGCGCCACTACCAACGACGGCCCCCCAGCCCGGCTCGGCGCGGCGACGCCGACCTCTCGCCGCTGCCCGCCGTCGTCACCCGCATCCGCCGGAGCCTGCGCCAGCACAACGACAACGACATCGGTGTGGACATCCTCGACACGACAGGCCCTCTCGACGCCGCACCCGAGCCCGTAGCCGCGGGCGACGACGTCGAGGACGACAGGCCGGCCAGCAGCGGACCGAGGTCCCACGAGGGGTCCGCGGCCGACGCAGCGGCGCCGGTGGTGCCCGCTCTGGACAACTCCGCGGCAGTGTGGCCGGCCGCCGGCCTCGGTCTGACCGGTCCCGGCGCGCACGCGGCCGGGCGGGGCTTCCTCACCGCCGCTCTCGCCGCCGGCAACGCGCACGATCCGCACACGCGCGGCTCGGTGGTCATCCCCTCCCCCACCACCGTCAGCCTCCTGGACGCAGCCGCGCTGCCCGCGAGCCCTCGCCTGACCGTCACCCGCAGCCTGGCCGACGCCCTGGACCTCCTCGAAACACTGGCGCTGCACCGGACACGGCTGGTCTACCAGCACGAGGTCGACACCATCGCCGACCTCCGCCACCGCCACCCCGACACCGAGCCGCAGCCACCCGTCCTGCTCATCGCCGACACGGCCGCCCGCCACGAACGCGTCCGTATCGCCGCGCTGCTGGCCCAAGGACAACGCCTCGACATCCACGGCATCCTCCTCGGCCCCTGGCCCGAGGGCGACACCGTCGCCGTCGCCACCGACGGCACCACCTCCCCCACCACTGACGAGACAACCCGCCACACCGGGCACCCCGCCGACCTCGGCCGGCTCACCGTCCTCACCGCCGCCGACACCATCGACCTGATCACCACGCTCACCGAAGCCCACACCGGTACCCGGCACACGCCACCCACCCCGCCGACAGACCTCGCCACCACACCGGAACCGACACGCCACGCAGGCGCCGCCGAAGGCAACGACCACGCCGAACCCGGTCCCTCCCAAGCCGCAGCAGTCGACACCGGGCCGGAGACAGGGGCGGTCGACGGGCTCACCCGCGCTGGGGCGCTGGCAGCGGTCGACGATCGACCAGAGCCGACCGCGCGGCCTGACGGGCGCGTCGCGGTGCGGACGCTCGGCACCGCCCGCATCGTCGACATGGACACCACGGTCCCGCTGCGGGCCAAAGCCCTCGAACTACTCGTCTACCTCGTGGTCCACGACGGCGACGCCACCCAGGACGCCATCCTCGACGACCTGCTACCCGACGCCCCACGATCGAAGGCACCACACCGCCTGCACACCTACGTGTCCGCGCTCCGCAAGACCCTCACCCGCACCGGCGGCGCAACCGGCAGCTACCTCACCCACCCCGGCCGCCGCTACACCCTCAACCGCGAACTGATCGACGCGGACCTGTGGCGGATGCGTGACGCGCTACGCGCTACGCAACGAGCCGACAACCCCGACGAACGGCTCACCGCGCTACGCACCGCGGTCAACGCCTACCAGGGCGCTCTCGCCGACGGCTTCGACTACGAATGGATCGAGGCACCCCGCGAAGCCATCCGCCGCCAAGCCCTCGACGCCCACCTCGCCCTCGCCGCCGCCACCCCCGACCCGGCCGAGGCCATCACCGTGCTGACCACCGCGATCCACCACGACCCCTACGCCGAAACCGTCTACCAACACGCGATGCGCGCCCACGCCGCACTCGGACACCTCGACCAGATCCACGCCCTCCGCCGCACCCTGACCCACCGACTCCACGACATCGACACCACCCCCAGCCAGGACACCCTCGCCCTCGCCGACCAACTCATCACCGAACTACAAGCCAGTTCCCGAGATCGGTCGCGCCCCGACGCCAGCGGACAGCGCCCATGA